The Porites lutea chromosome 4, jaPorLute2.1, whole genome shotgun sequence genome contains a region encoding:
- the LOC140934473 gene encoding uncharacterized protein, with amino-acid sequence MASVAAVFDLVSQKFCIRELNALQKEAIIQFVEKQRDVFINLPTGFGKSLIYQALPLVFDAMHGEGHIVVVVSPLVSLMKDQVQKLKKFGISAVTLSDIEEEDAKAVEKGVFSVVYGSPEAFLKIARWRKLLTSDVYRAKLCAIAVDEAHVIKQWGTSNNSSMAAFRETYAELHELRSLAPDVKMLALTATATTSTRQTITEILLMDNPHVIYESPSKANIAYSVHYMDKERSVEDYFRWLADELKEKKEKTSRTIIYCQTIKQCCIIYSVLKGILGRELYSNSANDPRHVLLEMLHSCTPDKNKDTILDAFQKEESPIRVLVATIAFGMGVDCKGVHRTIHFGPSKNIEAYIQETGRAGRDGEQSVAYLIYQGLFLNHVDKDIKQYVRETDCRRKTLLHKFDGMSSLTFPQPLHMCCDNCSVRCECGEVDCGDLTKFPGITDQQKECIPRTRQCTQQQIATLKEHLNNYHKFLVKELLDKSKNDQLKTLMNPQFLLGFSEHQILQVVANVFKMFTLDDVCCYVEIWNMNHAFKILDILSQVFGDICEIDENFFNDQSQYDVDCELEDEFSEQLNDLLNDDSLFELAIENLSLSQLEASTCAEVSSELHDESGKCDMPAAALDALENFSVLE; translated from the exons ATGGCTAGCGTCGCTGCGGTCTTCGATCTTGTATCCCAGAAATTTTGTATTCGGGAGTTAAATGCCCTTCAGAAAGAAGCTATAATTCAATTCGTGGAGAAGCAGAGAGATGTTTTTATTAATCTACCTACTGGATTTGGAAAATCCTTAATATATCAAGCGTTGCCGTTGGTTTTCGACGCCATGCATGGAGAAGGccatattgttgttgttgtctcaCCTCTGGTAAGTCTCATGAAAGATCAGgtccaaaagttaaaaaagtttgGAATCTCTGCCGTCACCCTCAGTGACATCGAGGAAGAAGACGCAAAGGCAGTCGAGAAAGGTGTCTTCTCCGTCGTTTATGGAAGTCCAGAGGCTTTCCTGAAAATCGCACGATGGAGGAAACTGTTAACAAGCGACGTGTACAGGGCAAAGTTGTGTGCAATTGCAGTGGATGAGGCTCATGTCATAAAGCAGTG GGGTACTTCAAACAACAGCAGCATGGCAGCATTTAGAGAAACGTACGCTGAACTCCATGAACTAAGGTCCCTTGCTCCTGATGTCAAGATGTTAGCATTGACTGCTACAGCAACCACTTCCACAAGGCAGACTATTACAGAAATATTATTGATGGATAACCCTCATGTGATCTATGAAAGTCCTAGCAAGGCAAACATTGCTTACTCTGTTCACTACATGGATAAAGAGAGATCAGTTGAAGATTATTTTCGATGGTTGGCCGATGAacttaaagaaaagaaagagaaaaccagTAGGACAATTATTTATTGCCAGACAATAAAGCAGTGTTGCATCATATACTCTGTATTGAAAGGAATACTTGGACGTGAGTTGTACTCCAATTCAGCCAATGATCCAAGACATGTGTTGCTTGAAATGCTTCATTCTTGCACCCCGGACAAAAACAAGGATACAATATTGGACGCTTTCCAGAAGGAAGAATCTCCAATAAGAGTGCTGGTGGCAACCATTGCATTTGGAATGGGAGTTGACTGCAAAGGTGTTCATCGTACCATCCACTTCGGTCCATCCAAAAACATTGAGGCATATATTCAGGAGACTGGAAGGGCAGGAAGAGATGGAGAACAGAGTGTGGCATACCTCATTTATCAGGGGTTGTTTCTCAACCATGTTGACAAAGACATTAAGCAATATGTTCGGGAAACTGACTGCAGGCGCAAGACTTTGCTGCACAAGTTTGATGGGATGTCTTCCCTAACATTTCCACAGCCTCTACACATGTGTTGTGACAATTGTTCAGTGAGGTGTGAATGTGGAGAAGTGGATTGCGGTGATCTCACAAAATTTCCTGGAATAACTGACCAACAGAAAGAGTGCATCCCTAGAACAAGACAGTGCACACAGCAGCAAATTGCCACTCTCAAAGAACATTTAAACAATTATCACAAGTTTCTGGTCAAGGAGTTGTTAGAcaagtcaaaaaatgatcaaCTCAAAACCCTAATGAATCCACAGTTTCTACTTGGATTTTCTGAACACCAGATTTTGCAAGTAGTAGCCAATGTATTTAAAATGTTCACTCTGGATGATGTTTGCTGTTATGTTGAGATTTGGAACATGAATCATGCCTTCAAGATATTGGACATCCTAAGTCAAGTGTTTGGAGACATCTGTGAAATAgatgagaatttttttaatgatcaATCCCAGTATGATGTAGACTGTGAATTAGAAGATGAGTTTAGCGAGCAGTTGAATGATTTGTTGAATGATGACTCTCTGTTTGAACTTGCTATTGAGAATTTATCCTTATCACAACTTGAAGCAAGTACTTGTGCTGAAGTCTCCAGTGAACTTCATGATGAATCAGGAAAATGTGATATGCCAGCAGCTGCCTTGGATGCACTCGAGAATTTTTCAGTCTTAGAGTAA